One Etheostoma cragini isolate CJK2018 chromosome 18, CSU_Ecrag_1.0, whole genome shotgun sequence DNA window includes the following coding sequences:
- the si:ch211-63o20.7 gene encoding serine/threonine-protein kinase pdik1l-B, which yields MEELYTLEREVGRGSYGVVFEGHMAKTGQRVAIKRLPCSNPECIELYLQELWAMRATAKSHANVIALHSCLLQTGPRSLKPLKPGKLPPRLVESVLKGTIVGAPQSQKRNDSQRGGNSFSRLKDRTNTVQAKPNLQDKTKSNACDSTTPQRPQNRARKRPAQTEEEQPGSLRCSALWLVMEYCDGGDLNQYLLSRPPDSQRNHSVVRQLCSALSFLHSLGITHRDLKPDNVLVCVTPRGPVVKVADFGLSKMSEGLLDGDLTRQHFSSTCGSDFYMAPEVWGGLTYSAQADIFSLGVMFWAVLERITFLEEGATQEQLGAYVCKGRSGWLMPLGEALWENADLQLCIPMKFKRAPPLPPPPGPAMCTLLLEMLASNPDARPSADQLEARVHSALDQDSR from the exons ATGGAGGAGCTCTACACTTTAGAGAGGGAGGTAGGACGAGGCAGCTATGGTGTTGTCTTTGAGGGCCATATGGCCAAAACAGGACAGAGGGTGGCCATCAAGCGGCTGCCCTGCAGCAACCCGGAGTGCATTGAACTCTACCTGCAAGAGCTGTGGGCAATGAGAGCCACTGCCAAGAGCCATGCCAATGTTATTGCACTccacagctgcctgctgcagaCTGGGCCAAGGAGCCTGAAGCCCCTAAAACCAGGGAAACTGCCTCCACGTCTAGTTGAGAGCGTGCTGAAAGGTACTATAGTCGGAGCACCACAAAGTCAGAAAAGGAATGACTCCCAGCGGGGGGGCAACTCTTTCTCAAGACTCAAGGACAGGACCAACACTGTTCAGGCCAAGCCCAACCTCCAAGACAAGACTAAATCAAATGCATGTGATTCTACAACCCCACAAAGGCCTCAAAACAGAGCCAGGAAGAGACCGGCCCAGACGGAGGAAGAGCAGCCGGGATCCCTGCGTTGCTCGGCCCTTTGGCTTGTGATGGAGTACTGTGATGGGGGCGACTTGAATCAGTATCTGCTCTCCAGGCCACCTGACTCCCAGCGTAACCACAGCGTGGTGCGACAGCTCTGCAGTGCTCTGTCCTTCCTGCATAGTCTGGGGATCACCCACCGAGACCTGAAGCCTGACAATGTGCTGGTCTGTGTGACACCAAGAGGCCCCGTTGTCAAG GTGGCAGACTTTGGTCTTAGCAAGATGAGTGAAGGTCTGCTGGACGGGGATCTGACCAGGCAGCACTTCTCCTCCACCTGTGGCTCTGACTTCTACATGGCTCCAGAGGTGTGGGGGGGGCTGACCTACTCAGCCCAGGCGGACATCTTCTCCCTGGGTGTGATGTTCTGGGCGGTCCTGGAGAGAATCACCTTTCTGGAGGAAGGGGCCACCCAAGAACAACTGG GTGCCTACGTGTGCAAGGGTCGCTCCGGCTGGCTGATGCCGCTGGGGGAAGCCTTGTGGGAGAATGCTGACCTCCAGCTGTGTATCCCGATGAAGTTTAAGAGGGCGCCCCCGCTGCCGCCCCCGCCCGGTCCAGCGATGTGCACCCTGCTTTTAGAAATGCTCGCCTCAAACCCGGACGCTCGGCCCTCGGCAGACCAGCTGGAGGCCCGAGTGCACTCTGCTCTGGACCAGGACTCCCGCTGA